TCGTAGATCGTTTTCTTCTTCGTTATTGGGCTTAGATCTTTCCTGGAAAAGTGTTCCTTGACCAGCTTTTTCATGTCGGTGCGTGTCGCTTCGTGGGGGAAGTCGGAGGCCCACAAGAGGCAGTCGTCGCCCAGCAGCTCGACGTCGCGTTTTGTCGTGGTCTCTTCGCCGCATTGAAAGTAGAGCTGTTTGCGCGCGAGGAGTTCGCTCGGCAGAATCGGCCGTTCTTTGGGTGACACGCGTTCTAGCCGTTCTTCGATTTTGCTAATTAGAAACGGCGTCCAACCGCAGCCGGCTTCGAGAAATCCCAGGCGTAAGTTTTTCAGCTTGTTCATGACACCGGAGAACATGATGTTGGTGAACTGGCGCATTTGTGGGATCACGTGAGTCAACGTCGCGGCTTCGTTGGGTACGAGATAGCGGTCGTTATCTCGCAGCGAGTTGCAGGAGTGAATCGATAAGGCGCAGCCGAGCTTGTCGGCCTCCTGGAATACAGGCCAGAATTGTTTGTGGCCGAGCGGCAGCGACAACCCCTCGGCGGGCACGATGCCGCCGACAGTGCCGTATGTTTTCACGGCGCGGCGGAGTTCTTTCACTGCGGCCTGCGGGTCCTGCATCGGCAAGAGCGCCATGCCGCGAAAGCGCTTGTCGTGTTTGAGAAAGCGATCGTGCAAGTAATCGTTGTAGGCGCGGCATAGCTCGACGGCGTAGGGCGGGTTGCCGATCTGGCCGATGTGCATGAAACGAGTGGGGTAAAGAACCGTTAGCTCGAAGCCGCCTTCATCCAATTTGCTGACCCACTCCTGCCAATCGGGCACGCGGAAGTCCGACGGGCGAAAATCATTGGCGGGAATCGAGCGGTGCCAGCCGTGGTGCGGTGTCAACGGAAAATAGAGCATGGCGTCGCGCCGGTTGCGGTAGCCCGGCGACATGTATTCGATGATTTCCTCGTCGGTCTCGCGGATGTGGCCGTCGGCGTCGATGATGCGCGGCTTGGGTTTGCTGGTTTTCATTGTTTGCTCCTCGTCAATGCGCACGAAACATCGGAGCCCTTCGACTGAGCTCAGGGCGAACGGAATCGACCGCTGCCACATATGCTAACGGGGCCAGATTCAGCGACTTTGTCCCAATACCCTGTTGACGAATTGCCGGGCAAAGAACTTATCTGAACCGCCGAGTTTTTTAGCTTCGGTCTCAATCTTGGCGGCGGCGATTAGCGAATCGATGATGGCGATCGAGTATTGGTTGGAAAATGGTTGATCACCTGGCGCACGGTGGCCGGGTCGCCCAAGGAGCTTTTCTTCGTGACCACTGTCGCGACTTTTTCTTGATTGACGCTGAGAAAGTCCAATCCACCCTTGATGCCGCGGAGCATGGGAACAATGTTGTCGCCGTCCGACTCGGCTTATGATCGGTGAATGGTCGACGAACTCTCTCGCATCACGGCGCGCCGCCTCTGGATTCTCCAACGCGAGATTGTCCAGGATCAGTCGTATGCATTCCACCGTAGCCAGCGGATAGTCAGGGTAGAGCACGCTGTAGAAATTGTTTTCGATGGCTGCCAACTGGGGATCGGAAATTTTCATGTACTTGGCGATCATGCGCTCGCTGTCGCTGCGATGCCGCTTCATGAACGCGATGCCTTCGGTGACCGGCAAGCCAGATCATTTTGCCGTCTTCGGTGATCACCGCCGGGGAAAAAGCGCGTTCGTTTTGCCGCGGCGTGCGCTCAAAGTATTGAGCGGCGTTAACGGATAAGGCTGAGAATAGGCACGCTCCCGCGATAGCTGCGGCAAGCAATAGTTTTTTCATAAGAGTTTCCTGATATTTCAATACTCTAATA
This region of Deltaproteobacteria bacterium genomic DNA includes:
- a CDS encoding amidohydrolase, translated to MWQRSIPFALSSVEGLRCFVRIDEEQTMKTSKPKPRIIDADGHIRETDEEIIEYMSPGYRNRRDAMLYFPLTPHHGWHRSIPANDFRPSDFRVPDWQEWVSKLDEGGFELTVLYPTRFMHIGQIGNPPYAVELCRAYNDYLHDRFLKHDKRFRGMALLPMQDPQAAVKELRRAVKTYGTVGGIVPAEGLSLPLGHKQFWPVFQEADKLGCALSIHSCNSLRDNDRYLVPNEAATLTHVIPQMRQFTNIMFSGVMNKLKNLRLGFLEAGCGWTPFLISKIEERLERVSPKERPILPSELLARKQLYFQCGEETTTKRDVELLGDDCLLWASDFPHEATRTDMKKLVKEHFSRKDLSPITKKKTIYDNAKRFYRL